The region CCGGGTCAGTCGCACATAGTGGGGCTGCAGCACAATGGCGATGGAAATCATGGCGTTCAGCAGGCTGGGGCCAAGAATAGCCACCAGAACCAGAGCCAGAAGCAGGCTGGGGAAGGCCAGGATAACGTCCATCACCCGCATGATCAGCGTATCGACCCAGCCACGGGCGAAACCGGCAATCAGGCCGATGAGAATGCCGCCGGTCAGGGCGATGGAAACCACCACACAGCCGATAAACAGTGAATAGCGCGCCCCATGGATCAGACGGGACAGGATATCCCGACCGACCGGGTCTGTCCCAAGCAGGAATTCCACACTGCCGCCTTCCATCCAAAAGGGTGGTTTCAGCAGGGCATCGCGATATTGCTCGTTTGGTGCATGGGGTGCGATCACATCGGCCAGAAGAGCCATCAGCACAATGAGGCCGAAGAAAATAAGGCCGACCACCGCACCGCGGTTCTCGCTGAAATAGCTCCAGAACTCCTTGAAGAGCGCCAGACGGCCGCCTTTACGGGTATCGACAGTATCAAGTGTTTCGCTGGACATGGCGCTTACCTCGTATGCCGGATGCGCGGATTGATCAGGCCATAGAGCATGTCGACAATCAGATTGACGATCATCACAATGCCAGCGATCAACAGCAGGCCGCCCTGAACAGACGGATAGTCACGGCGGAAAATGGAATCGACCATCCACTTGCCGACCCCCGGCCAGGCAAAGATGGTTTCGGTCAGAATAGCTCCGGCAAACAGCACACCAATCTGTAGGCCGATCACGGTAATGACCGGGATCATGGCATTGCGCAGGGCATGAAGACCGATGACGCGCCAGGGTGTCAGGCCCTTGGCCCGTGCTGTGCGGACGTAATCCTCGCTCAGCACTTCCAGCATGGCGGAACGGGTCTGGCGGGCAATCACCGCCATGGGGATTGTCGAGAGCACAATAGAGGGCAGGATCAGGTGAGCGAGCGCTGATTTGAAGGCCCCGGGCTGGCCGGAGAGCCAGGCATCAATCACATAGAAGCCGGTTACGCTGTCAAAGAAGTAGAGAACCGAAATCCGGCCTGAGACCGGCGTCCAGCCAAGCCAGCCGGAAAAGACGATAATCAGCAGCAGAGCCCACCAGAAAATCGGCATGGAATAGCCCACAAGTGCTGTGGTCATCACCGTATGATCAAAGGTGGAGCCGCGCCGGACCGCTGCAATCACTCCAGCCGGAACCCCAAGCGCAACCGCAATGATAATGGCGGCAAACGAGAGTTCCATGGTGGCGGGGAAGAGGGTCAGGAACTCTTCCAGAATAGGCTGCTTGGTGGAAAAGGACTTGCCCAGGTCTCCCTGGATGACACCACCGATATAGTCCAGATACTGTTCCCAGAGCGGGCGGTCGAAACCGAACTGGGCCATCAGCTCCGCGTGGCGTTCAGGCGTTACCCCGCGCTCTCCGGCCATCAGAAGGACCGGGTCGCCTGGCAACAGCCGGATGAAAAAGAAAGCCACAACGGTCACACCGATAAAGGTCGGGATGAGAAGACCGATGCGTGTCAGAAGAAAGCGTAACATAAGCGTCTAACCCAGCTCATTGGTAAAGACGAGATTTGAAATGGATCCGCCGAAGATGTGGTCTCAGTTTACCCGGAAGAAGAGGCCCGGAAGGGCAGGCCTTGTTTCCGGATCGGAACTGCTGGCAAGAACCATGCTCGATTGGCGTGATCTATGCGCATGATCTGAACCGGCAGGCCTTGATCTTGCGCAAATCCGCCCGGCTTTGATGCCATAATCGGGCGAACAAAAAAACCGGGGCGATCTGAATGATCGCCCCGGTCTTCGTCAGATTACTTCAGGTCTACGCCGTAGAAGATGTGACCGCCGAACGGATCGATGCGGAAGTCAACCACTTCATTGCGCACCGGCTTGAAGACAACCGAATGGGCAATCGTGTTCCACGGAGCCTGCTCCTTGAAGACGAGCTGGGCTTTTTCGTAAAGCTTCACGCGCTCGGCCTGATCGGAAACCTGCTTGGCTTTCTGGATCAGATCTTCAAACGGCTGGTGGCACCACTGGGCGCGGTTGGAACCGCCAACACCGGAGCAGCCGAGAAGAACGGCGAGGAAGTTATCCGGATCGCCATTGTCACCTGTCCAGCCCAGAAGAACAGCACCGTCGCGGTCTTCGTCCTTGGAACGCTTCAGATACTCGCCCCACTCGTAGGAGACGATTTCCGCTTCAACGCCAACCTTGGCCCAGTCTGCCTGGATAAGTTCAGCCATACGGCGGGCATTCGGGTTGTAAGGACGCTGAACCGGCATGGCCCAGATCTTGGTTTTCAGACCGGATACACCGGCATCTGCCAGCATCTTCTTGGCCGCTTCCGGATCATAGGCGTCATCAACGGTTTTCTCGTTGTAAGACCAGATGGTCGGCGGGATCGGGTTCTTGGCCACTTTACCGGCACCCTGGAACACAGCATCAATGATGGCGTTCTTGTTGACGGCCATGTTCAGTGCCTTGCGCACGTCTGCCCGGTCAAACGGAGGGGTCTTGGAGTTATAGGCCAGATAGCCCACATTCAGACCTTCCTGGCTCATCAGGTTGATGTCGGCATCAGCCTTCATCGCTTCGATATCGGCCGGGTTCGGATAAGGCATCACGTGGCATTCACCGGCTTTCAGCTTCTGATAGCGTACGGATGCGTCCGGTGTGATGGCGAAGATGAGATTGTCGATCTTGGCCTTGCCTGCCCAGTATTCCGGATGCGCCTTGTAGCGGATCACGGCGTCTTTCTGATAGGCAACGAGCTGGAACGGGCCTGTGCCGACCGGATCAAGGTCAACCTTTTCCTTGGTGCCTGCCGCATCCATGGCAGCGGCATATTCAGCTGACATGATGGACGCGAAGTCCATGGCCAGGTTGGCGATCATCGGCGCTTCCGGACGGTTGAGCACGAATTTGACCGTGTGATCATCCACCTTGACGATGTCTTTCATCAGGGCTGGCATGTCCATGCCGTTGAAATACTCATAAGAGCCGCCGGACACACCATGGAACGGGTGGCCTTTGTCGAGCTGACGACGGAAGGAATAGACCACGTCATCCGCATTGAAGTCGCGGCTCGGGGTAAAGCCCTGTGTTGAGTGGAATTTCACGCCCTTACGCAGGTGGAAAGTGTATTCCAGGCCATCCTCGGAGACGTCCCAACGCTCGGCCAGAGCCGGGACGATTGTGGTGGAGCCGCGCTCGAACTCGACCAGACGGTTGAAAATCTGACGGGATGACGCGTCAAATGTGGTGCCTGCCGTGTAGAGCGAGGGGTTGAAGCCTTCCGGGCTGCCCTCGGAGCAATAGACCAGCGTTTTTGCGGATACGGTGGATGCCAAAGCCAGCATCAGACCGGTTGCCGCTAAAGTTGTTTTGATAAGTTTCATGAATTCCTCCCACGGAATGGGCTTATCTAGATCACTAAAGCGCCGGTATCTTATCAACAATCACGAAGCCGTGAACTGGGTTTGAGGTAACTTTTGCTGTTTTGCACAAATTCGGAATAAATCTCGATTCCGCCGTGTGGAACAAAAAGAATATTCCGTTGGGATGCCATTTTGAAAAATTATTTTCATCTGTATGCAATTTGTTTCAGCCGTTTCCACCCCTATAAGCGTCAATCTGATGCCCGCTTTTGAG is a window of Coralliovum pocilloporae DNA encoding:
- a CDS encoding ABC transporter permease subunit, with translation MSSETLDTVDTRKGGRLALFKEFWSYFSENRGAVVGLIFFGLIVLMALLADVIAPHAPNEQYRDALLKPPFWMEGGSVEFLLGTDPVGRDILSRLIHGARYSLFIGCVVVSIALTGGILIGLIAGFARGWVDTLIMRVMDVILAFPSLLLALVLVAILGPSLLNAMISIAIVLQPHYVRLTRASVMGERTKDYVTAAKVSGVGPLRLMFVTVLPNCMAPLIVQATLSFSSAILDAAALGFLGMGAQPPTPEWGTMLAEAREFILRAWWVITFPGLAILLTVLAINLVGDGLRDALDPKLKRS
- a CDS encoding ABC transporter permease subunit, with translation MLRFLLTRIGLLIPTFIGVTVVAFFFIRLLPGDPVLLMAGERGVTPERHAELMAQFGFDRPLWEQYLDYIGGVIQGDLGKSFSTKQPILEEFLTLFPATMELSFAAIIIAVALGVPAGVIAAVRRGSTFDHTVMTTALVGYSMPIFWWALLLIIVFSGWLGWTPVSGRISVLYFFDSVTGFYVIDAWLSGQPGAFKSALAHLILPSIVLSTIPMAVIARQTRSAMLEVLSEDYVRTARAKGLTPWRVIGLHALRNAMIPVITVIGLQIGVLFAGAILTETIFAWPGVGKWMVDSIFRRDYPSVQGGLLLIAGIVMIVNLIVDMLYGLINPRIRHTR
- a CDS encoding ABC transporter substrate-binding protein, which produces MKLIKTTLAATGLMLALASTVSAKTLVYCSEGSPEGFNPSLYTAGTTFDASSRQIFNRLVEFERGSTTIVPALAERWDVSEDGLEYTFHLRKGVKFHSTQGFTPSRDFNADDVVYSFRRQLDKGHPFHGVSGGSYEYFNGMDMPALMKDIVKVDDHTVKFVLNRPEAPMIANLAMDFASIMSAEYAAAMDAAGTKEKVDLDPVGTGPFQLVAYQKDAVIRYKAHPEYWAGKAKIDNLIFAITPDASVRYQKLKAGECHVMPYPNPADIEAMKADADINLMSQEGLNVGYLAYNSKTPPFDRADVRKALNMAVNKNAIIDAVFQGAGKVAKNPIPPTIWSYNEKTVDDAYDPEAAKKMLADAGVSGLKTKIWAMPVQRPYNPNARRMAELIQADWAKVGVEAEIVSYEWGEYLKRSKDEDRDGAVLLGWTGDNGDPDNFLAVLLGCSGVGGSNRAQWCHQPFEDLIQKAKQVSDQAERVKLYEKAQLVFKEQAPWNTIAHSVVFKPVRNEVVDFRIDPFGGHIFYGVDLK